Below is a genomic region from Delftia tsuruhatensis.
CGCATGGCCTCCACCCGGATCTCGCGGCTGGGCTTGCGCTTCTTGTCATCGATCTCGGCCTGGGCCTTCTCCGGCAGGGGCCAGCCCAGGGCCATCATCTGCACCTCGGGCATGAGCACGCACAGGTCGGCATGGGCCCGCACGTCGATCGCGTGGCAGCTGCCGCAGTGCCCGCAGGCGCCCTGTTCCGTGGGCGACTCGCACAGCCAGGCACGCACCAGGGACAGCGACAGCGCGTACTGGCCCAGGCCCGAAGGGCCTTGCAACAGCCAGGCATGGCCGCGCTGCGCCAGCAGGCGCGTGCGCTGCCCGGCGATCCAGGCCGCATCGGTCTCGGCCGGTTGTTGCAGGGACTCGCTCATGCGCTGCCTCCCGGGCCGGCCGCCATGATGGCCAGCCAGCCCCTGTGCACCATGACCTGGGTGATCTGCTGCCAGACCGCGTGCCGGCTGGCATTGGAGTCGATGCGCGCAAAGCGCTGGGGCGCCGCGGCGGCGCGCGCCGCATAGCCCTGGGCCACGCGCGCGAAGAAGCTGCCGGGCTCGGACTCGAAACGGTCGGGCACACGCGCCGAGGCCAGGCGTTCGGCCGCCACCTCGGCGGGCAGGTCGAACCACAGGGTCAGATGAGGCTCGCGCAGCAGGCCGGGCTGGGGCGCCGTGCCAGTCTGTACCATGCGCTCCAGCGTGGCCAGCGGCGCCACGTCGAAGCCCCGGCCCGCGCCCTGGTAGGCGAAGGTGGCATCGGTGAAACGGTCGCAGAGCACGACTTCGCCGCGCGCGAGCGCCGGCTCTATCACCTGCACCAGATGGTCACGCCGGGCCGCGAAGGCGATCAGCGCCTCGGTCAGCGGGTCCATGGCGTCGTGCAGCATCAGCGCCCGCAGCTTTTCGGCCAGCGGCGTGCCTCCGGGCTCGCGGGTGAGCGTCACGGTACGGCCCTGGTCGCGAAAGGCCTGGGCCAGGGACGCGATGTGCGAGGACTTGCCGGCGCCATCGATGCCTTCGAAGCTGATGAACAGGCCGGCGGGAATTGCAGTGGTCATAGGAGAGGAGGATACGCAAGGGCCCGGGGGCCGCATTGGCGGTCAGGGTTTTTGCGGGCCGCGCTGGTAGCGGTTCACGGCGCGGTTGTGCTCATCCAGCGAGTTGCTGAAATGGCTGGTGCCGTCCCCGCGTGCCACGAAATACAGCGCCCTGGTCTGGCCAGGCTGCACGGCCGCCATGAGGGCCGCCTTGCCGGGCATGGCAATCGGCGTGGGCGGCAGACCCGCACGGGTGTAGGTATTCCAGGGCGTGTCGGCCTGCAAGTCGCGGCGGCGCAGGTTGCCGTCGAATTTCTCGCCCAGGCCATAGATCACGGTGGGGTCGGTCTGCAGCAGCATGCCTATGCGCAGGCGGTTGCTGAAGACCCCGGCGATCTGCCCACGGTCGGCGGCCCGGCCGGTCTCCTTCTCGACGATGCTGGCCAGGATCAGGGCTTCATCGGCGCTCTTGAGCGGTGTGTCGGCGGCGCGCAGTGCCCAGGCATCGGCCAGGCGCCGGTCCATGGCGTGCAATGCGCGGCGCAGCAAGGCCAAGTCGGAGCTGCCCTTGGCATAGGTATAGGTGTCGGGGAAGAAGCGGCCTTCGGGCGGCACGCCAGGCCGGCCCAGCGCCTGCATGAGTGCAGCATCGTCCATGTCCGCGCTTTCCTTGCGCAGGAATTCCTCGCGCGCCAGGGCGGCGCGCACCTGGCGCCAGTTCCAGCCTTCGACCAAGGTCAACGCCTTGAGCGACTCCTCGCCGCGCGCGAGCTTTTGCAGCAGCACATAGGGTGTCAGGCCCGTGTTCAACTCATAGTTGCCGGCCTTGATCTGCCGGTCCAGGCCCGAGAGACGGAACCAGGCGTACAGCAGTCGCGCGTCGGTCTGTACGCCGGCCTTGACGGCTTCGCGCGCCACACCACGCGGCGTGGTGCCAGGTTCGACCTCCAGCTCCAGCGTGGGCTGGGCAAGAGGCAGGGGCTGGTGCAACCACCACCAGCCGGCACCGGCCAGCACGGCGGCCAGCACCAGCAACATCATCAAAGCGCGAAAGAGAAGGCGCACAACCTCGGTCCAAGCAAGCCATAGAGCGGCTGATCATAATTCAGCCATGACCCAGCCTCTCCTGAACGGCATTGCCCCCGTTTCCCATCTCGGCGTGATACGCGCCCTCGGCGAAGACGCCGCCCAGTTCCTGCATGGCCAGCTGACCAACGACTTCGTGCTGCTCGATCTGCAGCATGCGCGCCTGGCGGCGTTCTGCACCGCCAAGGGACGCATGCTGGCCAGCTTCATCGGCTTCAAGCGCGGCCCGGACGAGATCCTGCTGCTGTGCGACCGAAGCCTGCTGGCCCCCACGCTCAAGCGCCTGTCCATGTTCGTGCTGCGCGCCAAGTGCAAGCTCAGCGACGCCACGGCGGATTTCACGCTGCATGGCCTGGCCGGCGATGTGGCCGGCAATGCCCCGCCCTGGTCCATGGCGCAGGATGGCGAGGTTCACCGCATCGCCCTGTACCCGGCAGCGGGCCAGCCGCGCGCGCTGCGTGTGGCACCCCTGGGCGCACCCCTGCCCCAGGGGCCTGCGCTCAGCGAAGCCGAATGGCTGTGGAGCGAAGTCGCCAGCGGTATCGCCACGCTGTCGGCCCCCGTGGCCGATGCCTTCGTGCCGCAGATGCTGAACTACGAATCCGTGGGTGGCGTGAACTTCAAGAAGGGCTGCTACCCCGGCCAGGAGGTCGTGGCCCGCAGCCAGTTCCGTGGCACGCTCAAGCGCCGCGCCTGTATCGTCCACGCGCAGCAGCCACTGGCGACAGGCATGGAAGTGTTCACGCCCGAAGACCTGGAACAGGCCACCGGCACCGTGGTCCAGGCCGCCCCGGCCCCGGCCGGGGGCTGGGACGCCATCGTCTCCATGCAGATCGCCTCGGCCGGGCAGCCATTGCTGGCCCATGCGGCCGTGGGCGAGGGCCAGCAGGCCGATGCAACCCAGGCCGTGGCGCTGCAGCCCAGGCCCCTGCCCTATGTGCTGCGTGACGACATCTGAGTCCTGCGCAAGGGCTGCGCCGCCAGCCCGGGCCATCAGGCCGTGAGCGACTTCCTCATCGTGATGTGGGGAATGCCTGCTTCCTCGTAGGGTTCGCCTTCGGGCGTGAACCCTGCGCGCAAGTAGAAGGACTCGGCATGGCGCTGCGCATGCAGCACCACTTCACGGTCGCCCCGCTGGCGCGACGCCTCGACCAGGCTGTCAAGCACGATGCGGCCCCAGCGACCGCCGCGCACGCTGCGGTCCACCGCCATCCGGCCGATGCGGCCTGCGCCCGGGCTGTCACTGACCAGGCGGCCCGTGGCAATGGGCTGGCCCAGGCCGTTGTAGACCACGGCGTGGCGCGCCACGGGGTCGAGTTCGTCGATCTCGATCTCGCGCGGCACGCCTTGCTCATGCACGAACACGGCCAGGCGCAGGCGCTCGGCATCGCGCCCCAGGTCATTCCAACTGCCCGATTGCACGCGCACCACGCTTTCTCCGGCCTCGTAGGCCGTCAGCACATCGCGCAGCGCCTGCGGCACGGGCAGCGGCTGGCGCGTGGCGGCATCTGCGAACACGTAGACCAGCTCCACGGTATTGAGCAGTTCAAGGCCACGGAAGATACCGGCCTCGAACAGCAGCGAGGTATTGCCCTGCCTGGCGCAACGTATGCCCACATGCAGCACGTCGCCCAGCGTGGCAGAGGCGTGGTAGGTGGTGGTCGCCTTCTTGACGAACAGCTCGCCGCCCAGGGCCGCGAACGAGGATTCGTAGGGCAGGCCCAGCTGGCGCCAGTAGTCGGTGACGGCCACGTCGGCGTACATCAGGTAGTGGGCGTTGAAGACGATCTTCTGGGCGTCCACCTCGGACCAGCGCACTTCGATGCGCTGCAGGCTGCGGAAATCTTGGCGTTGCATGGGTGTTCTTCTCTCCTTGGTTCTGGGGATGCTCAGCGCAGGCCGAAAGCCTGGCCCAGTGCCTGCGCCATATCGGCATGGGCACGGCGCGCCTCGGGGATGGCGCGGCCCATCTTGACGAATTCGTGGGTCACGCCGCGGTAGATCTCCAGGTCCACGGGCACGCCGGACATGCGCAGCTTGTCGGCGTACTGCACGCCTTCGTCCACCAGCGGGTCGCATTCGGCCAGGCCGATCCAGGCCGGCGCCACGCCATCCACGTCCGGGGCCAGCAGCGGCGCGAAGCGCCAGTCCTCGCGGTCGGCCGGGCTGTTCAGGTACTGGGCGAAGAACCAGGTGATGGCGGGCTCGTCGATGACCAGGCCATGGGCGAAGCGCCGGTGCGAATCGGTATCCTGGTGGGCCGTGGTGCCCGGGTAGATGAGCAGTTGCAGGGCCAGCTTCAAGCCCGTGTCACGCGCATGGATGGCACAGGCAGCAGCCAGCGTGCCACCCGCACTGTCGCCACCCACGGCCAGGCGTGCGGGATCCGCCCCCAGCGAAGCTGCCTGCCCGGCCAGCCATTGCAGGGCATCCCAGGCGTCGTCGTGGGCGGTGGGGAACTTGTGCTCGGGCGCGCGTCGGTAGTCCAGCGAAACCACCATGGCGCCTGACAGGTGGGCCAGTTGACGGCACAGCACATCATGCGTGGCCACGCTGCCGACGGTGAAACCGCCGCCGTGCAGATACAGCAGCACGGGCAGTCCCGGGGCCGGAGCCTGCGCAGGCTCCACGGGCGCATACAGCCGGGCGGGCAGACGGGCGCCGTCACGCGCGGGAATCTGCAGATCCTCCACCCGTGGCAGGGCGGGCCTGGATATTTCAAGCACGCCGGCGCCCGCCTCGTAGGCGGCGCGTGCGCCCTGCGCTCCCAGCTGGTGCATGGGCGTGCGCGCGGCGCGCTCCATGCGGCGCAGCACGTCGCGCATCTGATGGGTCAGGGATGCCGGCAGGGGCGTGGCATGGGAGCCGGGTCGGGAATGGGATTCAGGCTGGGACACGTTCAATCAGACAGAACTGGGAAGGCACATCGCCGCAGCAGGCATTGTGCCGCGAGCACAAGGCCCTGGCAGCCATCGGATTGCATCGCATGCCTGCACTGTCACCCCCGTGACCGTCCAGGCGTGCTCTCAGGGTTTGCTTTGTTTGCAGTGCAGCACACGCGGTCTAGATTCTGCGCACTCCCCGATTCCGCAACGGCCCGCAGCGGCCCGCCAACGATCCACAGACCATGGCCTTCATCAACTACGTCACCCAGATCCAGTTCGACTTCGGCGCCGTGCGCCTGCTGCGCCAGGAGTGCCGGCGCGTGGGCATCGCGCGGCCGCTGATCGTCACCGACCAGGGCGTCAAGGCGGCCGGCGTGCTGCAAAAGGCGCTGGATGCGCTGGGCGACATGCCGCATGCGGTGTTCGACCAGACCCCGTCCAACCCCACCGAAGCGGCCGTGCGCGCGGCCGCCGCACTCTACAACGATCGGCACTGCGACGGCCTGATCGCGGTGGGCGGCGGCAGCGCCATCGACTGCGCCAAGGGCGTGGCGATCGCGGCCACGCACGAAGGGCCACTGTCGCACTACGCCACCATCGAGGGCGGCTCGCCGCGCATCAGCGAGCGCGTGGCACCACTGATCGCCGTGCCGACCACCAGCGGCACGGGCAGCGAGGTGGCGCGTGGCGCCATCATCATCGTGGACGACCACCGCAAGCTGGGCTTTCACAGCTGGCACCTGGTGCCGCGCGCCGCCATCTGCGACCCCGAACTGACCTATGGCCTGCCCGCCATGCTGACGGCCGCCACGGGCATGGATGCCATCGCCCACTGCATGGAAACCTTCATGGCCGCGGCCTTCAACCCGCCCGCCGACGGCATTGCGCTCGATGGCCTTGCGCGCGGCTGGGCGCACATCGAGCGTGCCACGCGCAACGGCCAGGATGCCGAGGCCCGCCGCCAGCTCATGAGCGCCAGCATGCAGGGTGCCATGGCCTTCCAGAAAGGCCTGGGCTGCGTGCACAGCCTCAGCCACAGCCTGGGTGGCGTGAATCCGCGCCTGCACCATGGCACGCTGAACGCCATGTTCCTGCCTGCCGTCGTGCGCTTCAATGCCGATGCCGACAGCGTGCGCGCCGAGCAACGCCTGGACCGCATGGCCCATGCCATGGGCCTGGCCTCGGGGAGCGACATCCCCGAAGCCATCCACGACATGAATGCCCGCCTGGGCCTGCCCACGGGCCTGGCCGCCATGGGAGTGGAGCGCACGCAATTCGAGGCCGTGATCGCGGGCGCGCTCAGGGACCACTGCCACGGAACGAACCCGCGCCCGGCCAGCGCGCAGGACTACGAGCAGATGCTGGCCAGCTCGCTGTAAGACCGCTCTCAGGTGCGCTGCGACCCCGGCGCCGGCCACGCAGTCGACTGCGGCGAAGGCGCTGGCCCGGGCGTGGGCGCCGCGCCTGCCTGCATGGGTCGGCGAGCCTCCACCGACTGCATCAGTTGCGTGGCCATGGCCGACAGCAGCTCCAGGTCGGCCGCCGAGACGTCGCGCGGCGCATCGTCCATGATGCAGAAGCTGCCCAGCACCCTGCCCTGCCGGCTCCTGAGCGGCACGCCGGCATAGAACCGCAGCTGCAGGGGACCCAGCAAGGGGTTGGAGGCGAACCGCGGGTCGCGCGCCACATCCGGCACCACCAGGGCCTCGCCGCCATGCACCACATAGGAGCAGATCGCCTGCGCGCGCGGCATGCCGGCCGATGCCGGCCCACCCTCGTCCGGCAACAGCAGGCTGCCCGGGGTGTGCACACGGTCAGTGTCCACCCAGGAAACCTGGGCCCATTTCACGTCGAAGGCGTTGGCGGCCTGCTGGGCCGCCTCGTGGTACAGGGCCTGCAGCGCGGGGGCCAGCACGCCGCTGTCGTGCAACTGCTGCACGCGCTCGGCATCGTCCAGCGCGATGGGGGCGGCCAGCCCCTGGTCCGCGGCCTGCGGCAGGCGCAGCGCGTCAACCCACAGCTGCAGTTCGCGCAGGCTACCCACGCAGGCGGCTGCGCCACAGCGGCGGGCGAAATCAGGGTCGGCCACCACGGCCGGCGCATTCCACAATGCCAGCACCACGCGCAGATGCGGCCAATGCCGGCGCACGCGGCGCAGCATCTGGCGCACCACGGTCTGGGGCTGTGCGCTGAACACGGACAGCACCAGCAACCGGGCCTCGCCCAGTGACTGGGCCGCAGCAGGCCCTTGAGGCAGCTCGGCATTCTCGCCCTGCCCCAGCTGGCGCCAGAGCGGATCGGCCGCCAGCGCCCAGTCCGAGCAGCTGAGCACATGGCCACGAAGCGCCTCGCTGTGGGCCACCATGGCAGCCGCCAGCGCATCGACTTCCCAGCGCGCGCCCACGCAATGGATGCGCAGCACCCGGGAGACAGGGACCGGGGCCGGGGCCGGGGCGGGATGGGTCTCGCGCAGCTCCTGTATCAAGGCATCCATGCCGCTGGACAGGCGCAGCCGGTGCTCGGCCGTGGCAGATTCCAGATGCTGCTGCGTGGCCAGTCGCAGGGCGGGTATCGCCACCTCGTCGTAGAAGCCGGCGACCGCGGCCGCGCGTTCGGCCTGCGTTGGCCGCGCCGGCAACCGGGCATCCACAAGGTCGTGGGCCAGCGTGATGGCATCCTCCACATCGTCGGCCAGCAGCCGCTGGTACAGGCGCTGGGCCGGCCCCAGCACCGGAGCACTGCCCAACAGCACCTCCATGAACTGCAGCGCCGGGATGTAGCGGCCCAGCACCAGCAGGCAGACCGTGAGCGGCGTGGACAGGATCAACCCTATCGGCCCCCACAGCGCGGTCCAGAAGGTGGCGGCCGCGATGATGGACAGCGTGGACAGCCCCGTACTGCTGCCATACAGCCATGGCTCGATCAGGTTGTTGCTGATCAGCTCCAGCGCCAGGATCAGGCCAAGGGTCATCAGCAGCATCTGCCAGCCCGGGTCCACGGCGAAGGCCAGCGCCAGCGGGAAGGCCGCCGAGATCATGGCCCCCACATAGGGAACGAAACGCATGATGGCCGCCAGCACGCCCCAGAGGATGGCCCCCGGCACGCCGATGAACCACAGTCCGGCGGCCATGGGCAGGCCGTAGGTGAGGTTGACCACGAACTGCATGCGCAGGTATTTGCCGATGCGCTGCGAAGCCTCGTCCAGCGCATCGGTGGCCACATGCAGGTTGCCGCCCATCAGGCGCAGCAGCCGGTCGCGCAGATCGTCCCGGTCCAGCAGAATCAGAATGATGAACAGCAGCACGATGCCCGCCGTGGTCACGGGCTCGGCCACGCGGCCCAGCCACTGCAGCATGCGCG
It encodes:
- a CDS encoding iron-containing alcohol dehydrogenase; amino-acid sequence: MAFINYVTQIQFDFGAVRLLRQECRRVGIARPLIVTDQGVKAAGVLQKALDALGDMPHAVFDQTPSNPTEAAVRAAAALYNDRHCDGLIAVGGGSAIDCAKGVAIAATHEGPLSHYATIEGGSPRISERVAPLIAVPTTSGTGSEVARGAIIIVDDHRKLGFHSWHLVPRAAICDPELTYGLPAMLTAATGMDAIAHCMETFMAAAFNPPADGIALDGLARGWAHIERATRNGQDAEARRQLMSASMQGAMAFQKGLGCVHSLSHSLGGVNPRLHHGTLNAMFLPAVVRFNADADSVRAEQRLDRMAHAMGLASGSDIPEAIHDMNARLGLPTGLAAMGVERTQFEAVIAGALRDHCHGTNPRPASAQDYEQMLASSL
- a CDS encoding YgfZ/GcvT domain-containing protein; the encoded protein is MTQPLLNGIAPVSHLGVIRALGEDAAQFLHGQLTNDFVLLDLQHARLAAFCTAKGRMLASFIGFKRGPDEILLLCDRSLLAPTLKRLSMFVLRAKCKLSDATADFTLHGLAGDVAGNAPPWSMAQDGEVHRIALYPAAGQPRALRVAPLGAPLPQGPALSEAEWLWSEVASGIATLSAPVADAFVPQMLNYESVGGVNFKKGCYPGQEVVARSQFRGTLKRRACIVHAQQPLATGMEVFTPEDLEQATGTVVQAAPAPAGGWDAIVSMQIASAGQPLLAHAAVGEGQQADATQAVALQPRPLPYVLRDDI
- a CDS encoding alpha/beta hydrolase, which codes for MRDVLRRMERAARTPMHQLGAQGARAAYEAGAGVLEISRPALPRVEDLQIPARDGARLPARLYAPVEPAQAPAPGLPVLLYLHGGGFTVGSVATHDVLCRQLAHLSGAMVVSLDYRRAPEHKFPTAHDDAWDALQWLAGQAASLGADPARLAVGGDSAGGTLAAACAIHARDTGLKLALQLLIYPGTTAHQDTDSHRRFAHGLVIDEPAITWFFAQYLNSPADREDWRFAPLLAPDVDGVAPAWIGLAECDPLVDEGVQYADKLRMSGVPVDLEIYRGVTHEFVKMGRAIPEARRAHADMAQALGQAFGLR
- the tmk gene encoding dTMP kinase, which produces MPAGLFISFEGIDGAGKSSHIASLAQAFRDQGRTVTLTREPGGTPLAEKLRALMLHDAMDPLTEALIAFAARRDHLVQVIEPALARGEVVLCDRFTDATFAYQGAGRGFDVAPLATLERMVQTGTAPQPGLLREPHLTLWFDLPAEVAAERLASARVPDRFESEPGSFFARVAQGYAARAAAAPQRFARIDSNASRHAVWQQITQVMVHRGWLAIMAAGPGGSA
- a CDS encoding AI-2E family transporter, with translation MNPHSDPSPPPSRQERGGGTEAADAAFARSVRSALPGLAQLADMVPALRLLTGLLVASIVIAGLYFGQGLLIPLALALLFGFLLDPAVSRLKRWGLPRMAATLLVVALALAALAGMGSYLVGQVQQLSADLPTYQNTIRDKLRSLRRNANMPSAWDGALRTYDTVEREISRGAAGTARVQKVEIQSPEQKPTARMLQWLGRVAEPVTTAGIVLLFIILILLDRDDLRDRLLRLMGGNLHVATDALDEASQRIGKYLRMQFVVNLTYGLPMAAGLWFIGVPGAILWGVLAAIMRFVPYVGAMISAAFPLALAFAVDPGWQMLLMTLGLILALELISNNLIEPWLYGSSTGLSTLSIIAAATFWTALWGPIGLILSTPLTVCLLVLGRYIPALQFMEVLLGSAPVLGPAQRLYQRLLADDVEDAITLAHDLVDARLPARPTQAERAAAVAGFYDEVAIPALRLATQQHLESATAEHRLRLSSGMDALIQELRETHPAPAPAPVPVSRVLRIHCVGARWEVDALAAAMVAHSEALRGHVLSCSDWALAADPLWRQLGQGENAELPQGPAAAQSLGEARLLVLSVFSAQPQTVVRQMLRRVRRHWPHLRVVLALWNAPAVVADPDFARRCGAAACVGSLRELQLWVDALRLPQAADQGLAAPIALDDAERVQQLHDSGVLAPALQALYHEAAQQAANAFDVKWAQVSWVDTDRVHTPGSLLLPDEGGPASAGMPRAQAICSYVVHGGEALVVPDVARDPRFASNPLLGPLQLRFYAGVPLRSRQGRVLGSFCIMDDAPRDVSAADLELLSAMATQLMQSVEARRPMQAGAAPTPGPAPSPQSTAWPAPGSQRT
- a CDS encoding YbgC/FadM family acyl-CoA thioesterase, giving the protein MQRQDFRSLQRIEVRWSEVDAQKIVFNAHYLMYADVAVTDYWRQLGLPYESSFAALGGELFVKKATTTYHASATLGDVLHVGIRCARQGNTSLLFEAGIFRGLELLNTVELVYVFADAATRQPLPVPQALRDVLTAYEAGESVVRVQSGSWNDLGRDAERLRLAVFVHEQGVPREIEIDELDPVARHAVVYNGLGQPIATGRLVSDSPGAGRIGRMAVDRSVRGGRWGRIVLDSLVEASRQRGDREVVLHAQRHAESFYLRAGFTPEGEPYEEAGIPHITMRKSLTA
- the mltG gene encoding endolytic transglycosylase MltG; amino-acid sequence: MRLLFRALMMLLVLAAVLAGAGWWWLHQPLPLAQPTLELEVEPGTTPRGVAREAVKAGVQTDARLLYAWFRLSGLDRQIKAGNYELNTGLTPYVLLQKLARGEESLKALTLVEGWNWRQVRAALAREEFLRKESADMDDAALMQALGRPGVPPEGRFFPDTYTYAKGSSDLALLRRALHAMDRRLADAWALRAADTPLKSADEALILASIVEKETGRAADRGQIAGVFSNRLRIGMLLQTDPTVIYGLGEKFDGNLRRRDLQADTPWNTYTRAGLPPTPIAMPGKAALMAAVQPGQTRALYFVARGDGTSHFSNSLDEHNRAVNRYQRGPQKP